A window of the Hordeum vulgare subsp. vulgare chromosome 5H, MorexV3_pseudomolecules_assembly, whole genome shotgun sequence genome harbors these coding sequences:
- the LOC123397468 gene encoding protein MIZU-KUSSEI 1-like translates to MGFPNVVDGPQSRTSSSVASSGTTRTSTDDAGNAPAGHTLEAPSRKTRSGRISPAQLFQKLRRALPILAPRCGKTARESETAAASTSQSQSQSHLMSRHVASGGGRRPCRRVTGTLFGRRKGRVALALQETPRSLPSLVVELALQTHALLRELGNPAGARIVLETERRRGAGEGPSKRAPLLEEAAWTMFCNGRKTGYAVRREATDYDLTVMETLRAVSMGAGVLPVPVPAGAAAGGGGGDDEVAYMRGCFEHLVGSWDSESLYMVGPQQGGGTGTGPELAVFFVRL, encoded by the coding sequence ATGGGCTTCCCCAACGTCGTCGACGGCCCGCAAAGCCGGACCAGCAGCAGCGTGGCTTCCTCCGGCACCACCCGAACGTCTACCGATGATGCTGGGAACGCCCCAGCTGGCCACACGCTCGAGGCGCCGTCGCGGAAGACCCGGTCCGGACGCATTAGCCCGGCGCAGCTCTTCCAGAAGCTCCGCCGCGCGCTCCCCATCCTGGCGCCACGCTGCGGGAAGACGGCGCGCGAGAGCGAGACCGCTGCGGCGTCCACCTCCCAGTCCCAGTCCCAGTCCCACCTCATGTCGAGGCACGTGGCGTCGGGCGGCGGGAGGCGGCCGTGCCGGCGCGTGACGGGCACGCTGTTCGGCCGGCGCAAGGGCCGCGTCGCCCTGGCGCTGCAGGAGACGCCCCGGAGCCTGCCGAGCCTGGTGGTGGAGCTGGCGCTCCAGACGCACGCGCTGCTCCGCGAGCTCGGCAACCCCGCCGGCGCGCGCATCGTGCTGGAGACCGAGCGACGCCGCGGAGCCGGAGAGGGGCCTAGTAAGCGCGCGCCGCTGCTGGAGGAGGCGGCGTGGACCATGTTCTGCAACGGGAGGAAGACCGGGTACGCGGTGCGGCGGGAGGCGACGGACTACGACCTCACGGTCATGGAGACGCTGCGGGCGGTGTCCATGGGCGCCGGCGTGCTCCCGGTCCCGGTCCCCGCTGGAGCTGCAGCCGGAGGTGGAGGTGGGGACGACGAGGTGGCGTACATGCGCGGCTGCTTCGAGCACTTGGTGGGGTCGTGGGACTCGGAGTCGCTCTACATGGTGGGGCCACAGCAGGGCGGCGGCACCGGCACCGGCCCGGAGCTCGCCGTCTTCTTCGTCAGGCTATGA
- the LOC123399720 gene encoding putative disease resistance protein RGA3, producing MEVAVGSAASLLGKVWTTLSDGLVAAYVDSLQLGQNSEEIRDKLLHTQGLLHNAQLVSDVRHNPGLHRLLEKLSRDADQAEDLLDELHYFQIHDRLHATNHATTQTSTALHAGTALGHTLTSLLHCFSCSSSTPKVKSDAAAAAGGAPRRVTNTLGTLLHCLSCSSCTPKIKRNGGGAAAAVAGVGGGDAVAGITTNSNSATVDDNVDTLLHFDRVSMSRQIKSVLQAMQSHCDSVSNLLGTIPTNSTPVVLRRPQTVSMIIQDTLHGRRDTFEEAVDRITDTIGAATKTVSVLPIVGPGGIGKTTFLQHLYNDARTQEHFHVKVWVCVSTDFDVLKLTREIIGCIPATGGAGSSSVANETTNLDQLQRSIAERLKSKRFLIVLDDIWKCDGEDQWKTLLAPFTKGEAKGSMLLVTTRFPKVADMVKTLDPLELRGLESNAFFTFFEACIFGGDDKPEHYEYDLAGIARKIADKLKGSPLAAKTVGKLLHKDLSREHWNGVLGNHQWLEQQKDDDIMPSLKISYDFLPFDLKKSFSYCGLFPEDHEFTSSEINHFWVSTGIIDSKHQANRDYLEELVDNGFFMKKKSNYWDNIYNQMKEFDCYVMHDLMHELSRSVSAQECLNISGLDFRADATPQSVRHLSINIEDRYDANFEQEMCKLRERIYIANLRTLMIFREYEEERITKLLKDTFKEINSLRVLFIVVKSAESFPYRFSKLIHLQYLKITSSFYSDREMRLPGTLSRFYHLKFLDLDGWRGGSDLPEDFSHLENLLDFRAESELHSNIRNVGKMKHLQELKKFHVKQESMGFELSELGALTELERKLIIRGLEHVATMEEATAAKLMLKRSLKELGLHWDNSNRPTTDADIVDALRPHPNLRALTIANHGGTIGPSWLCLDIWLKSLETLILEGISWSILPPFGTLPNLKGLTLKKISGMHQFGLGCGGAPGECFMRLKEVEFYEMPELAEWVVEPNCYSFPSLEMIICIDCPRLCVMPLSEVSCTNLRRLEVSGCPKMCLLSMPHTSTLTDLVVKTGGRADPETLLSYDGKKLVVRGYGGALAYHNVDKVEEMDIDNVSHISLTHIEKFKSLTELSVGRCDGLFPEELDGSFVLRSVKSLKLDISHLSSSSSKSSSSKVLNCFPAVSVLEIVGYGNHDYEECVMQLPSSSSLQELTFSKCRGLVLVPVEKEANIGGGIQEGNSLLQSLTISDCHKLFSRWPSLGTGESADTIIYPFPASLRELDVWDEPSMKSMGLLSNLTSLTRLRLGRCSNLTVDGFNPLIAVNLTELQVCQCNTLAADMLSEVASHSHSHSHSHSQRAELLPAESYMSRLEVLSVDGIYGLLVAPICNFLAPALRTLEFDSDRRTESLTEEQEKALQLLTSLQNLGFIYCAVLGSLPQGLHRLSSLEELRVVHCPNIRSMPKEGLPLSLRKFQVLNVGSAEMKEQIEKIKRTSPDLSVDYY from the coding sequence atggaggtggCTGTCGGCTCGGCGGCCTCGCTCCTGGGCAAGGTGTGGACGACGCTGTCCGATGGCCTGGTGGCGGCGTACGTGGACAGCCTCCAGCTCGGCCAAAACTCGGAGGAGATCAGGGATAAGCTGCTGCACACGCAGGGCCTGCTGCACAACGCCCAGTTGGTGAGCGACGTCCGCCACAACCCTGGCCTGCATCGCTTGCTGGAGAAGCTGAGCAGGGACGCCGACCAGGCCGAGGACCTGCTGGATGAGCTCCACTACTTCCAGATCCATGACAGGCTCCACGCCACCAACCACGCCACCACCCAAACCAGTACTGCTCTCCACGCCGGTACTGCTCTTGGCCACACCCTAACCAGCTTGCTCCACTGCTTTTCTTGCTCCTCCTCTACACCCAAGGTCAAGAgcgatgctgctgctgctgccggtgGTGCACCACGCCGCGTCACAAACACCCTAGGCACCTTACTCCACTGCTTATCTTGCTCCTCCTGTACACCCAAGATCAAGAGgaatggtggtggtgctgctgctgctgttgccggcgtcggtggtggtgatgctgtTGCCGGCATCACCACCAACTCCAACTCTGCTACTGTTGATGACAATGTTGATACGCTGCTGCATTTTGACAGAGTGTCCATGTCCAGACAAATCAAGTCCGTGTTACAGGCCATGCAGTCCCACTGTGATTCCGTCTCCAATTTGCTCGGCACCATCCCAACCAACAGCACCCCAGTCGTCCTACGACGGCCTCAGACTGTTTCCATGATTATACAAGATACATTGCATGGCAGGAGAGACACTTTTGAGGAAGCTGTCGACCGGATCACTGATACCATTGGGGCTGCCACCAAGACTGTTTCTGTTCTTCCTATAGTTGGTCCAGGGGGTATTGGAAAGACAACTTTCCTCCAACATCTGTATAACGATGCAAGGACTCAAGAGCATTTCCATGTCAAAGTCTGGGTATGCGTATCCACTGATTTCGATGTGCTTAAGCTAACCAGGGAGATCATTGGCTGCATACCTGCAACTGGAGGAGCAGGAAGCAGCAGCGTTGCAAATGAAACAACCAATCTAGACCAGCTTCAGAGATCCATAGCAGAACGTCTCAAGTCCAAGAGGTTTCTGATTGTCTTGGATGATATATGGAAATGCGACGGTGAGGATCAGTGGAAAACCCTGCTAGCTCCCTTCACAAAGGGGGAAGCCAAAGGAAGCATGCTACTTGTCACAACTCGATTCCCAAAGGTAGCAGACATGGTGAAAACACTTGATCCACTAGAGCTGCGAGGTTTGGAGTCTAATGCTTTCTTCACGTTCTTTGAAGCATGTATATTTGGTGGAGACGACAAGCCTGAGCATTACGAATATGATTTAGCTGGTATTGCACGGAAAATTGCAGACAAGCTAAAGGGTTCCCCCCTCGCAGCCAAAACAGTTGGTAAGCTATTGCACAAGGACCTTTCTCGGGAACATTGGAATGGGGTTCTTGGAAATCATCAGTGGCTAGAGCAGCAAAaagatgatgatatcatgccatccTTAAAGATTAGCTACGATTTCCTCCCTTTTGATCTGAAGAAATCATTTTCCTATTGTGGCCTTTTCCCTGAAGATCATGAGTTTACTTCTTCAGAAATAAATCATTTCTGGGTTTCAACGGGCATCATAGACTCTAAGCACCAAGCCAATAGGGATTACTTGGAAGAACTAGTGGACAATGGTTTTTTTATGAAGAAGAAATCCAATTATTGGGATAATATATACAACCAAATGAAGGAATTTGATTGCTATGTAATGCATGATTTGATGCATGAGCTATCTAGGAGTGTTTCTGCACAAGAATGCCTCAATATAAGTGGCTTAGATTTCAGAGCTGATGCCACCCCACAATCTGTTCGGCACTTGTCTATCAACATAGAAGACAGATATGATGCAAATTTTGAGCAAGAAATGTGTAAACTAAGGGAGAGGATATACATTGCTAATCTGCGGACTTTGATGATTTTTagagaatatgaagaagaaagaATCACCAAGCTTTTGAAAGATACCTTCAAGGAAATAAATAGTCTGCGTGTCCTATTTATAGTGGTGAAGTCTGCAGAATCTTTTCCGTATAGGTTCTCAAAACTTATCCACCTCCAGTACCTCAAAATTACTTCATCATTCTACAGTGACAGGGAAATGAGGTTACCTGGTACACTATCAAGATTTTATCACTTGAAATTCTTGGACCTAGATGGTTGGCGTGGGGGTTCTGATTTGCCTGAAGACTTTAGCCACCTTGAGAATTTACTTGATTTCCGTGCTGAAAGTGAACTCCACTCCAATATTCGCAATGTCGGAAAGATGAAGCATCTGCAGGAGCTAAAAAAATTCCATGTTAAGCAGGAGAGCATGGGATTTGAACTGTCAGAACTTGGGGCATTGACAGAGCTTGAAAGAAAACTCATCATACGTGGTCTTGAACACGTGGCGACCATGGAGGAAGCTACCGCAGCCAAACTGATGTTGAAAAGGAGTCTGAAGGAGTTGGGATTACACTGGGACAACTCTAATCGACCAACTACAGATGCTGATATTGTTGATGCCCTTCGACCACACCCTAATCTTAGAGCACTTACAATTGCAAATCATGGTGGTACGATTGGTCCTAGTTGGTTGTGTCTTGACATCTGGTTAAAAAGTTTAGAAACTCTCATTTTAGAAGGCATATCTTGGAGCATCCTTCCGCCCTTTGGGACGCTGCCAAATCTCAAGGGACTCACATTGAAGAAAATTTCTGGAATGCATCAGTTTGGGCTTGGATGTGGTGGCGCTCCAGGCGAATGTTTTATGCGGTTGAAGGAAGTTGAGTTTTATGAGATGCCGGAACTAGCTGAATGGGTTGTGGAACCTAATTGTTATTCCTTCCCAAGTCTTGAAATGATCATATGCATCGATTGTCCCAGACTCTGTGTGATGCCCTTGTCGGAGGTATCGTGCACCAATTTGCGCAGACTTGAAGTTTCTGGGTGCCCCAAGATGTGTCTGCTTTCCATGCCTCACACCTCCACACTGACAGACTTGGTTGTTAAAACAGGTGGAAGAGCTGATCCAGAAACGTTGTTGTCTTATGATGGAAAGAAATTGGTTGTTAGAGGGTATGGCGGTGCTTTGGCCTACCACAATGTGGATAAAGTAGAAGAAATGGATATTGATAATGTATCGCACATATCATTGACACACATTGAAAAGTTTAAATCCCTAACAGAGCTAAGTGTCGGAAGATGCGACGGTTTGTTCCCTGAAGAGCTGGATGGCAGTTTTGTCTTGCGTTCAGTTAAGAGTCTCAAATTAGATATATCTCAtcttagcagcagcagcagcaaatcaTCATCTTCAAAAGTATTAAACTGTTTCCCAGCTGTTTCTGTGTTGGAGATAGTTGGATATGGAAACCATGACTATGAGGAATGTGTAATGCAGCTCCCATCATCCAGTTCACTGCAGGAACTTACCTTCTCAAAGTGTAGGGGGCTGGTTCTTGTGCCTGTGGAGAAGGAGGCTAATATTGGAGGAGGAATTCAGGAGGGAAACTCATTGCTCCAATCATTAACAATATCTGACTGTCACAAATTGTTCAGTCGGTGGCCCTCCTTGGGCACGGGAGAATCAGCAGATACCATTATTTACCCTTTCCCTGCTTCCCTGAGGGAACTTGATGTTTGGGACGAGCCAAGCATGAAGTCAATGGGTCTGCTCTCAAACCTCACGTCCCTCACCAGGCTAAGGCTAGGTAGGTGCAGTAATTTAACAGTGGACGGATTCAATCCTCTCATCGCAGTCAACCTCACAGAGCTACAAGTGTGTCAGTGCAACACCTTAGCAGCAGATATGCTCTCAGAGGTGGCCTCTCACTCTCACTCTCACTCTCACTCTCACTCTCAGAGGGCCGAATTATTGCCCGCTGAAAGTTACATGTCTAGATTGGAGGTACTCAGCGTGGATGGCATCTATGGATTGCTTGTTGCTCCTATTTGCAACTTCCTCGCCCCGGCGCTCCGCACACTTGAATTCGATTCTGACAGGAGGACGGAAAGCTTGACGGAAGAGCAAGAGAAAGCGCTGCAGCTCCTCACCTCCCTCCAGAATCTAGGTTTTATATATTGCGCGGTTCTTGGGTCCCTTCCTCAAGGGTTACATCGCCTTTCTTCTCTGGAGGAGTTACGTGTGGTTCACTGTCCAAACATCCGATCGATGCCCAAGGAGGGCCTCCCGCTTTCGCTGAGAAAATTCCAAGTGCTGAATGTTGGCAGCGCTGAGATGAAGGAGCAAATTGAGAAAATCAAAAGAACCAGCCCAGATTTATCCGTCGATTATTACTAA